In the genome of Neovison vison isolate M4711 chromosome 3, ASM_NN_V1, whole genome shotgun sequence, one region contains:
- the LOC122902647 gene encoding nascent polypeptide-associated complex subunit alpha-like, whose amino-acid sequence MPGGATETVPTTEQELPQPQAETGSGTESDSDESVPEPEEQDSTQATTQQAQLAAAAEIEEEPVSKAKQSRSEKKARKAMSKLGLRQVTGVTRVTIRKSKNILFVITKPDVYKSPASDTYIVFGEAKTEDLSQQAQLAAAEKFKVQGEAVSNIQENTQTPTVQEESEEEEVDETGVEVKDIELVMSQANVSRAKAVRALKNNSNDIVNAIMELTM is encoded by the coding sequence ATGCCGGGTGGAGCCACAGAAACCGTCCCTACTACAGAGCAGGAGTTGCCACAGCCCCAGGCTGAGACAGGGTCTGGAACAGAATCTGACAGTGATGAATCAGTACCAGAGCCTGAGGAACAGGATTCCACACAGGCAACCACACAACAAGCCCAGCTGGCAGCAGCCGCTGAAATTGAGGAAGAACCAGTCAGTAAAGCAAAACAGAGCCGGAGTGAAAAGAAGGCACGGAAGGCTATGTCTAAACTGGGTCTTCGGCAGGTTACAGGAGTTACAAGAGTCACTATCAGGAAATCTAAGAATATCCTCTTTGTCATCACAAAACCTGATGTCTACAAGAGCCCAGCTTCAGATACCTACATAGTTTTTGGGGAAGCCAAGACTGAGGATTTATCTCAGCAAGCACAACTGGCAGCTGCTGAGAAATTCAAAGTTCAAGGTGAAGCGGTCTCAAACATTCAAGAAAACACACAGACTCCAACTGTACAAGAGGAGAGTGAAGAGGAAGAGGTTGATGAAACCGGTGTAGAGGTTAAGGACATAGAATTGGTCATGTCACAAGCAAATGTGTCAAGAGCAAAGGCAGTCCGAGCCCTGAAGAACAACAGTAATGATATTGTAAATGCTATTATGGAATTAACAATGTAA